The genomic interval TACTTACCGAACCCACACGCCTTGAAATCATAGAAAACAATATTGACACCACAGAATCTTGTCAACCAGGCCAGGATGCATTTATTGATGTACGTGGTTTTGGAGGCACTCCATCCTATAAATTTAATTGGAGCACAACGGATACAACTTCCCGAATTTCAGGATTATCACAGGGTAGTTATACCTTGACTTTATCGGATAGCAAAGGATGTTTAATCACTAAAACCTATACAGTTACACAACCAAACGGACCTCGAATTGACAGTTTTAAAATTATAAACCCTGGTGCCTGTCCGGGTGATTCAACAGGTAGCGTTGAAGTAGTTTTTACTTCCGGATCAGCGCCAATCAATCAATTCAAATGGAATGTTCCAGGAAGTACAGCCATTTTAAATAAGCTTTCTACCGGATGGTATATTGTCACGATAACAGATGCAAATGGCTGCAGTGCAATAGATTCAGTCGAGCTTAAAGCCACAGGAAATGTTTTTAGAATTTCATCATTTAATATAAGAAATCCTCAATGCTATAGAGCAGCTGATGGATTTATCATCATCAATGTGATGGGCAATCAAAGTGCACCTATTTATTCCTGGGATAATAATGTACAAAATTCAGTAAATACAAATTTGATAGCCGGTACTTATTGTGTAACCATTACAGATATGGGAGGTTGCCCTCCTATTGACACTTGTTTTGTATTGACAGAACCCCCAAAAATTGGAATCACTTTAAGCCAGGTTACTGCACCTACATGTTCCACACCCGGAACCTGTGATGGATCTGCTATTGTTAGTTTAAACTGTCAGGATACTATAAATTCAATTACCTGGTCTTCAAATGAACAAGTCTTTACAAGAATTGACACGGCCTTCCAATTATGTGCCGGACCACAATATGTTATTGCAACTTGTGGATTCTGTGCTGACACTTTGCTTTTCAATGTTCCAAACGCAGTGCCTATTACCATTGATACTCCATCGTTAGTCTTAACTGCACCAAGATGTTATAACTCTAATGATGGTCAAATTACAATTAAAGCGAAAGGAGGGACTGGTCCTTACCAGTATTGTTGGATAAATCCTATGATAAATGCTCCAACCATTTCAAATCTTGGAGATGGAATGTATCATATTAATATTAAAGATCAATTTAATTGTATTTATATAGATTCTATTCGCTTACGTCAACCGGATTCTATTAGAGTTGATATAATCTTAGGATCGACACTAGATATTACCTGTTCAGGTAAAAATGATGGTCGAATTACAACCGCATGGACAGGTGGAAATAGTGGAAAAGGAATATTCAACTGGATACCGAATATTAACCAGGATTCTGTGGCAACAAATTTACCATCTGGAAATTATATACTTCAAGTTACAGATGTAAAAGGATGTACAGGAAGTGCAAGTTATACAATCAAAGAACCGTCTCCAATAACATATACACTTACCGCAATCGATACGCCTAAATGTGCTAATGATCAGATTTTATTTTCTGTTTTACAGGCATCAGGAGGTAGTGGACCGAATTATAGATTTACTATCAATAACAGTGCTCCCAATGCATTAGCGGAATTAGTACCACTTTTTTCAGGCAATTATTCAATTCGGATATATGATAAAAATAATTGTTTTATTGATACTAATATTATAGTCACCAATCCAAATAATTTTCTAAGCCTGGATTTTGGTTTTGATACGGATTCTATACAATTAGGCGATAGCCTTTTTCTGGATGGCAAATTAAGTAGTAGTGCAATCATAGATTCCATTATTTGGACTCCAATAAGCACTGTTCGCAATCCTCAAAGCACGAGTTCGTATGTAGTTCCAAACCGAAATACAGTTTACATCCTTACTGTAATTGATGAAAACGGATGTGAAGCAACCGATAAAGTCACAATTATAGTTCGGAATACAAGAAAATTTTATGCTCCAAATGTTTTTTCACCAAATGGTGACAACATTAATGATTTTTTCACGCTTAGTTTTGGAGCAGGCGTAAAAGCAATTCGATCATTACAAATTTTTGATCGGTGGGGAAATAAAGTATATTTATTAGAAAATCCGGATGTGAGTGCCGGTTCTATAAATACCTGGAATGGTCGATTTGGAAATACTGGAGATTTAATGAATCCCGGTGTATTTGTATACATTATTGACGTTGTATTTCAAGATGGAAACTCCATTATCTATAGGGGGGATATAAATATATTAAGATAATTTGCAGGTGACCGTTTGTAACTAAATTTTTACTTCATCAGAAAAAAACTGCCTTTAGTTTTGTATTCCTGACCTTTGCATGTATAGGCTATTCTATAATAATAAGTTCCAGGCATAAGTTCCTTTCCATTCCAAGTTCCGTCCCAGGTTTCTTTCGGATTTGTAAAACGGGACATAACACTTCCGTTCCGATCCATGATATCAAAATAATTGAGTTGATCAATAATATAATTATTTGATATAAAAAACTTGTCATTCAGTTGATCTTGATTTGGAGTAAATGCTGTTGGTAATTTTAAATTAGAACAATCAATTTTTGAAGTATCAATCACTTTAATCAATAAACTATCGGTAGCATTACAAAAACCATGGATAGCTCTAAAAAAATATTTTGTTTGTTGAATTGGACTTGCTATTGGGTTTAATATCATGGCATTAGACAATCCAGAAACAGGTGTCCATTGCACTAGACCCGGACAATTGCTCAAAGCTCTAATAGCTACCGATGCGCCTAAGAAAATCAAGGTATCTGATGTCAAAATTTCATCTTGTAAAATTATTTCCGATTTAATTTCAGAACTATTCATACTATAATTTGCAAGTATCAATTGATCTAATAATGCCTGAATTCGGGTAACGAAATTACAGGGCGATTGATTGAAACGAATGGGTACATTGTTATTTAAACGAAGTACAAAATTTTCACTTTGTTCATCTTTTAGTTCTCCATTTATAAATAAACGAAAAAAGCCCAATGTCCGGGTAATAAAAACTTGCTGCCAACACTTTGAAGGGTCTGCTTTCCCAACCAATTGGACGATTTTATCAAATCCTTGCTGCATCGTACAAACAAAACTTGAGTCACTAGACTGATAGATAATATAAAATGAGGTATCTGCATTACAGTTTGTCATTTTAGAAAGGATATCTAAATTTCCAGAGCCGGATTCAATAGCAATTGAAAATCCAAGAGAGAAATCGCTATAAAAGAAGGTATCAATTGTATTTGGGAGTGTTAAACTTTGGTTATTAAGCTCTATTGCATCTTGCTCCAGTCCACATTTACAAACAGATGGATTTTTAGCTAAAATCGCAGCGGTAGCCTGATTTTTCTCCAATAAACTGCAAGAATTAAAGTCAAAGTGCAATTTTTGCCTTTGTTGTCCCATTAGAAATAAGGGTAAAATAAATAGAAATCCTGTGATTCGCAACATAGTGCCTCAAAATTAGACATTCCCATCAGGATTAAACGATCTTTTTTAGAACGGGTCAAAATCCAATACACAAATTTATACTTAGCTTTGTGATCTCTTTATATTGAGCATGCTATCCAAATTTTTTAAAAACAAGGCAGAAAATTCAACGGAAACAGAAATGAGTTTTCTGGATCATATTGATGCGTTGCGCTCTCATCTCTTCAAATCTGCTGCTTATATAACAATTGCTGCAATCTTTGTATTTACACAAAAGAAGTTTGTCATTGATACGGTCATCCTGGGACCCCTGCATCCAGATTTTATAACCTACCGGTTTTTTTGTAATTTATCAGAATTGACCTGTATTAGTCCGAATAACGTTAAACTGTTTACAAGAGAATTAAGTGAACAATTAATGGTACATCTGCAAGTCAGTTTTTTCATGGGTCTCATATTGGCATTTCCATTAGTTTTTAGAGAATTTTGGAAATTCGTAAAGCCAGGTCTTTATGATAAAGAAGTAAAAGCAACTTCCGGAGTCATCTTTTGGTGCACAGTATTATTCCTTTTAGGGGTCCTCTTCGGATATTATGTATTGGCTCCATTTTCAATTGCTTTTTTAGCCTCCTATGCTGTTAGCGATTTGGTAGAAAGCACTGCCACTTTAAGTTCTTATGTTGATGCCATGACCATGTATACTATGGCTACCGGACTTGTTTTTGAATTGCCTTTAGTGGTTTATTTCCTGGCAAAATTGGGCATTATGGGCCCAGGGTTTATGCGCACCTACCGGCGACAAGCAATCGTTGCAATCGCAATTATTGCAGCGATTATTACACCTCCTGATGTAACCTCCATGCTTGTCGTTACATTCCCATTGCTTTTATTATACGAGATCAGTATCCATATTGCCGCCCACAATTATCCAAAAGAAATTGAAACTAATCCATGATCAGGATTTCATCTTCACTTACACTCGGATTATCAATTTTTATACCTGTATTTTGGTATATGTTCTTCGGGTGTTTTACCTTGTTTTTTTTATTCACAAGTGATGAAGATTTACCTTTTAGTAATCCAAATTTAATTCGGATAATAATACTGCTATTTTTCGTAGTCTTTGGATTCTTAATTTATCACAGCCTTACAAAACTGAAACGGGTCGAAATGGATCATGATTTCCTATATGTAACCAATTTTTTTAAAACTATTAAAATACCAATCTCACAAATAAAAAAGGTAAAATCT from Saprospiraceae bacterium carries:
- the tatC gene encoding twin-arginine translocase subunit TatC, coding for MLSKFFKNKAENSTETEMSFLDHIDALRSHLFKSAAYITIAAIFVFTQKKFVIDTVILGPLHPDFITYRFFCNLSELTCISPNNVKLFTRELSEQLMVHLQVSFFMGLILAFPLVFREFWKFVKPGLYDKEVKATSGVIFWCTVLFLLGVLFGYYVLAPFSIAFLASYAVSDLVESTATLSSYVDAMTMYTMATGLVFELPLVVYFLAKLGIMGPGFMRTYRRQAIVAIAIIAAIITPPDVTSMLVVTFPLLLLYEISIHIAAHNYPKEIETNP
- a CDS encoding gliding motility-associated C-terminal domain-containing protein, translated to MIFNILCRPKLVLYTLVLITLFSSLASSQKCVQFDIIGGNAPKGDCIWVPVKVYKFDTVLSVQFALAYDPLVITPMDKWTNPTLVGLDQTNINFDSLRKIVRFLWANPNGNCAGLKDGDTLLMIKFKLIGEPGTCTPVTFFNRSPIVNEILDCNADEYCFEEINPGDNQICIGQPTDLCVITYTCGTFTNTGSITIKPFGGMPPYTVDKLSLPPTQTDILANSGDLVVYNNLFPGNYQIRVTDANLKDTLINITVGLASPIAVFPNGIKNPTCANTSDGSINIRITGGSGSYTIGWRPINSYGVTNITKLPVGTYTVTVRDTLGCQATDSFTLFADTLFSQVVIDKDASCINDGKATARAWGGNPCPITGYCFFWSQNSIRNNCDTVSMNDSLSGNQFVIIEDCRGCRDTQFFEVKFSGNILDSLVIDSINCFGDSGVIHSFISSKGILNLPCSFRLTNQNNMPIFGGQNGVDTYRSPKLRPGTYYLEITDNGGCKRLDTILLTEPTRLEIIENNIDTTESCQPGQDAFIDVRGFGGTPSYKFNWSTTDTTSRISGLSQGSYTLTLSDSKGCLITKTYTVTQPNGPRIDSFKIINPGACPGDSTGSVEVVFTSGSAPINQFKWNVPGSTAILNKLSTGWYIVTITDANGCSAIDSVELKATGNVFRISSFNIRNPQCYRAADGFIIINVMGNQSAPIYSWDNNVQNSVNTNLIAGTYCVTITDMGGCPPIDTCFVLTEPPKIGITLSQVTAPTCSTPGTCDGSAIVSLNCQDTINSITWSSNEQVFTRIDTAFQLCAGPQYVIATCGFCADTLLFNVPNAVPITIDTPSLVLTAPRCYNSNDGQITIKAKGGTGPYQYCWINPMINAPTISNLGDGMYHINIKDQFNCIYIDSIRLRQPDSIRVDIILGSTLDITCSGKNDGRITTAWTGGNSGKGIFNWIPNINQDSVATNLPSGNYILQVTDVKGCTGSASYTIKEPSPITYTLTAIDTPKCANDQILFSVLQASGGSGPNYRFTINNSAPNALAELVPLFSGNYSIRIYDKNNCFIDTNIIVTNPNNFLSLDFGFDTDSIQLGDSLFLDGKLSSSAIIDSIIWTPISTVRNPQSTSSYVVPNRNTVYILTVIDENGCEATDKVTIIVRNTRKFYAPNVFSPNGDNINDFFTLSFGAGVKAIRSLQIFDRWGNKVYLLENPDVSAGSINTWNGRFGNTGDLMNPGVFVYIIDVVFQDGNSIIYRGDINILR
- a CDS encoding T9SS type B sorting domain-containing protein; this translates as MLRITGFLFILPLFLMGQQRQKLHFDFNSCSLLEKNQATAAILAKNPSVCKCGLEQDAIELNNQSLTLPNTIDTFFYSDFSLGFSIAIESGSGNLDILSKMTNCNADTSFYIIYQSSDSSFVCTMQQGFDKIVQLVGKADPSKCWQQVFITRTLGFFRLFINGELKDEQSENFVLRLNNNVPIRFNQSPCNFVTRIQALLDQLILANYSMNSSEIKSEIILQDEILTSDTLIFLGASVAIRALSNCPGLVQWTPVSGLSNAMILNPIASPIQQTKYFFRAIHGFCNATDSLLIKVIDTSKIDCSNLKLPTAFTPNQDQLNDKFFISNNYIIDQLNYFDIMDRNGSVMSRFTNPKETWDGTWNGKELMPGTYYYRIAYTCKGQEYKTKGSFFLMK